A portion of the Rhinolophus sinicus isolate RSC01 linkage group LG03, ASM3656204v1, whole genome shotgun sequence genome contains these proteins:
- the NKX2-8 gene encoding homeobox protein Nkx-2.8 encodes MATSGRLSFTVRSLLDLPEQDVQHLRRREPELPAPGPGPCATWLESERGHYASSDESSPETSPPDSSQRPPAQPASPGFDAEKRKKRRVLFSKAQTLELERRFRQQRYLSAPEREQLARLLRLTPTQVKIWFQNHRYKLKRKRAPEAAESRDLAVTAELRAAPGLLRRVVVPVLVRNGQPCGGSGEVGTAASQDKSGAPTATACPVPGYAAFGPSSALGLFPAYQHLAPPALVSWNW; translated from the exons ATGGCCACCTCTGGACGCCTCAGCTTCACCGTGCGAAGTCTCCTGGATTTACCGGAGCAGGACGTGCAGCACCTGCGGAGGCGGGAGCCGGAGCTACCGGCCCCCGGGCCAGGCCCCTGCGCCACCTGGCTGGAATCCGAGCGCGGTCACTACGCGT CCTCGGACGAGAGCAGTCCAGAGACCAGCCCGCCCGACTCATCGCAGCGGCCGCCCGCTCAGCCTGCGTCTCCGGGTTTCGACgctgagaagaggaagaagcgGCGGGTGCTGTTCTCCAAGGCGCAGACGCTGGAATTGGAGCGGCGCTTCCGGCAGCAGCGCTACCTGTCGGCGCCGGAGCGAGAGCAGCTGGCGCGCCTGCTGCGCCTCACGCCCACGCAGGTCAAAATCTGGTTCCAGAACCATCGTTACAAGCTGAAGCGCAAGCGCGCGCCGGAGGCCGCGGAGTCGCGCGACTTGGCAGTCACTGCCGAGCTGCGCGCTGCGCCAGGCCTGCTGCGCCGGGTGGTGGTGCCCGTGCTGGTGCGCAATGGGCAGCCGTGCGGCGGCAGCGGCGAAGTGGGCACGGCTGCCTCCCAGGACAAAAGCGGCGCGCCCACAGCCACCGCCTGCCCTGTGCCGGGCTACGCCGCCTTCGGGCCCAGCTCGGCGCTGGGTCTCTTTCCCGCCTACCAGCACTTAGCGCCCCCCGCTCTGGTCTCTTGGAACTGGTGA